Part of the Pseudoalteromonas sp. Scap06 genome is shown below.
GTAAACAAAGCCATTGTGATCATACGGTACCGCCCAATCTGCTTTATGCCAAGCGCGCTGTGCCAGCGATAATAATCGTGGGAATAGCTTATATTCAGCCATATTATTGGTACGCGTATTTTCGCTCCATAATTGACCCTGAATACCCACAAAACGTTTATCTTTAGCTAAAGGCGCGGATACGACCTTGCCTTGCTCATCATGCTGTAATGTGTCATCAGCTACATAAGGCTTATCTTCTCTATCAAGCCAAAACTCAGCATGAATAGGCAAATTATCTGGCATAAACTGAAATATTTTCTCAGTATTTATGTGCCTTGAAGCCCAGTAATAACCATGCTCTTGTGGGTCTGCCTCATACGGAAAGTCAAAATACAGCACATCTGGCGACGAAAGCACTGCTTGCCAATTTCTATTGGCAAATTCATGTGCACGCTGATGGCCATTCCACATTAATAAATCCCAAATATTACCTTGCACAACCTCTGGCATATTCTCTGGGTTAGTATGCGATAAGCCATCGCTCCATGCTGCGGTTTCAATATTCATATCAGCCAACATATTCGCGATACGTTCAATAAAATAACTGCCCAGCTGACCTGCTTCGGTAATTTCTAACTTATTTTGTTTAATAAAATCAGCACAAGCAGGTGAATCGACCCATGCTCCGGCGGTTTCATCGGCACCTATGTGATAACGAGTTAGCGGATGCTGTGCCTCACTATGAATACTTTTTACTTGTTCCATTACTTCACGGATAAACGCATAAGATGAGTCTAAACACACATTAATGGTATTGTCGTTGTAGTGCTGTACCGACGAATAGAGCGTTGTATCAAGCGGGTCATAAAGTAAAAACTGTTCGGCTTTTTGTTTATCGCCTTGTTGTATATATTTATTATAACGCGCTTGCATGGATTTAATCGCAGCGCGAGAATGTCCTGGCATATCAAGCGATGGGATCACCTGAATGTGACGCGCACTGGCCGCTTTAAGTATTTCTTGGTAATCAGCTACCGAATAATAGCCGTTTGCTGCACTTGAAGTATCAAGCCCTGCGCCTAGCTGTGGCATTAAACATTGCTGCTCGCTTTGATCAAAACAACGCTTTGCACCTATATCTGTAAGTTCAGGCAGTGATGGAATTTCTAAACGCCAGCCTTCATCATCACCTAAGTGTAAATGTAGCTTGTTAAGTTTATAAGCAGCCATTTGATCAAGTAACTTTAAAATAAAGCCTTTATCACGAAAGTTTCGCGCTACATCAACCAATACCCCTCTAAACTGATAATGCGGTGCATCAATAACTTCTCCCACAGGTAATATATTACTGTTAACCTGATATAAGCTCGCTAAACTTTGCAGAGCATAAAAAACACCCGTTTCGTCAACTGCATCGATTACAACCTCATCGGCTTTAATTGCTAATTTATAACTACCATTAAGCTGATCTTTTTTAACAGTGGAATTAAGTGTGACCTTAATTGCCGCTGCATCATCGCTTAAATTAATACCTAGTAGTTCAAGCCGCTCGATTGCAGCCAATACACTTGATTTATTAACTTCTGCATAATTAATATTAAGCCCTTGGCTAATATCAAGCGTTTGAGTTTGACTAAACTCGCTAACGCGTGGGGTGGGTATAATTTGCTTAGCAATGACATAACTTGCTTGATTTTGCGAGGTTAAGTAAGCTGAAAAGTCATACTTTTCATTACGCTCAAACAAGCGCTCAGCAGTAAGCCACTGTGTTTTGTCGCCCGCAGTACGTTTAAACTGACGAGTGTAATCGGTATAAGGTTCTACATGAGGTAATAGCTCTAAGCCAGTCTCTGTATCAATTTTAGGCTTTGTACTTTCAATCACTTTAGCGGTGTCGTTATTATTCACCACGATATAGTTAGGAATAGCGTCGCTTTGCGATAATGACCAAAAATGCGCATAAAAAGTAATCGTTTTAGTCTCACCGGCTTTAAAGCCAGTAAACCCATCTTTAAGCTCAATGACATGAATATCGCCATTAACGTGTTTAATAGTAAATTCATCGCTAATCGACTTTTGTATAGGCGTAATTTGACTAAAGTAAATTTTCCATTGGTTAAGGTTAATTGCCGAGTTGGCAGTTAAATGTAAATTCGCTTTAAAACAGTGACCGTTTTCAATATCTGGATCGCACTGTGCTGATGGGCGGTTATCAACTTGCTGATATTTTATTTGTAATGTGTTAGCAAGTAACTCCACCGCACTATCGTTTGCAGGCCTTAGCTGAACCGATGCCGTATTTTGTCCTTCAACATTGCCCTGACATGCACTTAAACCTAGTGCTAAGCAGCATGCTGTCAGTAATGATTGAATCTTCATTCGCTACTCTCCCTTTATTATTAACTTAGTCACTCAAGCATCTCTTTCAAATGCTAAAAATTAAGCCGATTTTTCAATGCATTTATTCTTAGTGCGGTTAGTTTATAATGTACCATCAGCTAAAAAATATTTTATGCTTTAAATTAATCACTATTCATATCTAGTAATTGCTACCTTAGCCAAACAATCCACTACGTAGGTTCTAAATAATAATTAACATTGCGCTTTAATTTATGACAACGCTGTCATTTGACTGTTAATGTATCCTTTTTTTTCTTTTATAGCTACATAGGGGGCAAAAAAGATACAAAAAATTTACATGCATACGTCTTTTTTTATTTTAAATCACTGTATTTAAATGAGATTTAAATATTACTAAATCATTACCTGAAACTTTATCTACCATTCTCTCAAGAAAGGCGTATAAATTAACTGTTAAAATTCAATGATGTCTTTATAATTTAGTCGTCAAATAATAAAAACCGAGTACTGTTAACCGCTTTTGCTGTAGTCGTTAACCGATAAAGATAAATTAGTATAGTACCCAAAATGATATGTAAAGGTCTATTAAGCCGATGAGAACAACAATAAACGACGTGGCAAAAGATGCCGGAGTATCAATAAAAACGGTATCAAGAGTAATAAATAACGAAACCTCGGTCCGTGACAACACCCGTGAAAAAGTCATGGCGTCGGTCGAAAAGTTGAACTTCCAGCCAAACTTAGCAGCAAGAAGTCTTGCAGGAACAAAAGCTTACAGCATAGCTTACATTTACGACAATCCTAATGCGTACTACATTATCGACATGCAAAATGGTATTTTAGATGCGTGCAAAAAGCAGGGGTTTGAACTACTTATTCACCCATGTGATGCCAAAGAAGCGCATATTTTTGATGAAATTACTAATATGATCAAACGCACTCGTATCGCGGGAATCTTACTCACCCCGCCCTTTTCTGAAATGCCTGAGTTTGTTGAAAAGCTAACTCAACTAGACCTAAAAGTTGTGCGTATTTTATCAGGGCACAACGCGCCTGATTCATTAACACCCTGTATTATGATTGACGATAATCTCGCCTCAAAGTCAATTACTGAGCATCTAATTAATAACGGCCACACGCGCATTGGCTTTTTAGCCGGTGGCAGCGAGCATAACTCGACCAAAGAGCGCTTGGAAGGTTACAAAGCGGCGCTAACCCAATACGACATTCCTATAGATCCAAGCTTAATTATTGATGGCGAATATTCATTTGAGTCGGGGGTTGAGGGCGCTAAAACACTCATTAGCCAAACAAATAGGCCAACCGCTATCGTCTCATGTAATGATGAAATAGCCGCCGGTGCGTTATTTGCAGCCAGATTAATGAACATTGATATACCCAGCGAGCTTTCTATAACAGGGTTTGAGGATAGCCCATTCTCGCGTCAAACATGGCCAAAACTCACCACGGCTCATCAGCCAAATAATAAAATTGCTGAAGATGCGGCTAGCTTATTAATAGCCCAAATTCGTAATGGCAATGACCGCGATATTATAAAACTATACACTCCTGAGCTCGTCGTTAGAGACTCTACCGCACGCCCTCTTTAGCTTAGGTTAACCATATAATTCACTTCTGCGCTGTAACAAAGGGTCAGCGCAGAAGTGAATTAAAAACGGCCTACTTTTTGAATATACCTTCTGTATTACTGAGTTTATTTACAATAAAAAGCGCGGTAAGTTAAAACTTATCGCGCCATTACAAACTCTTCGAAGGTTAAAGCCACATGAGTTATTTTAGTAAATGAAAATTACCCCTCACTTATCGCTGTATTTAAACCGGCCTCAGCATCAGCGAGCATAGCAAACTCCTCATCTGCACTTTTGGCCACTAAATGTTTAGAGCTAAAGCCAAAGTAATACGCCGCACCGACTATAAACAGCACCATAGTGTATAAAAAAGCACGGGGGTCAAAGGCGTACACGCCAGTCAAAGCAATCAAGGATAAACACAATGCTATGCTTGAAGTGACAATGCCGCCAGGCGTTTTATAAGGTCGAGGTAAATCAGGTTGTTTTAAGCGCAACATTATATGACTGAACGCCATTAACGCATACGATACCGTTGCCCCCACTACCGCCATAGCTAACATTAAATCGCCCTCACCACTTAGTGAAGCTAAAAAACCAAATACAGCAGGAACAATAAGCGCTCGTGCTGGCACTTTACGCGCTGTGGTAATTGATAACGAACGCGGTAAATACCCCGCACGCGATAACGCGAACACCAATCGACTATAGCCATAAATAATAGAGAAAAATGAAGCCACCAGCCCCGCTAATCCCAGTATATTAACCACGGTTGCTAAATCGCTATTGCCCGTCGCATTTAACGCATCCACCAGCGGAACTGCGCTAGCGCCCATTGCTGTTGCACCTGCTGCGCCGGGTACTAACACAACCACTAATAACGCGGTAAACAATAAAAATACCATGGCGCCAATAATGCCTTTAGGTACATCTTTAGCCGGATCTTTTGCCTCTTCAGCCGCCAATGGCACGCCTTCAACCGCTAAAAATAACCACATAGCAAAAGGTAAAGCTGCCCATACCCCATACCAACCCAAAGGTAAAAATTCATTCGCACCTGCGGCATCTGTTACTGCAACATCAAATAAATTGGTAGCATCAAAATTTGTAATTAAAACCACTGCCGTTGCAACAATAGCCAGTACCGCTAAACCGCTTATTACCATCATTACTTTTAGCGCTTCACCTACTCCAGCTAAATGAATACCTACAAACACCAAATAAAATAGTGCATAAACCCATGGGCCATTGAACCCCGTTAACGCCTCCACTGCAGAGCCAATAAATATCACAATGGCGGCCGGTGCTAACGCATATTCAATTAATACCGCAAGACCGGTTAAATAACCACCCGTTGGCCCCATTGCTTGACGAGCAAAACTATAACCCCCTCCAGCAGCAGGAATAGCAGCCGACATTTCAGCCAGCGATAACACCAAAGTTAAATACATAATCGCCATTAGCACTGCCGCTATCGCGAAGCCGCCCCAGCCAGCTTCTGCAATACCAAAGTTCCACCCAGCAAAGTCACCTGAAATCACATACGATACCCCTAACCCTGCCAGCAATAACCAACCTGCAGTGCCACCTTTGAGCTGCCTTTTTGCTAAGTATTCTGAATTATTAGTAGACATAACATCCTCTTTATCGATATTTCATTTTTATTGTTAATTACCGTTATTCCGCATTTAAAAAATGACGGCTCGATTGTTGATGCTCAATCACATCAT
Proteins encoded:
- the eat gene encoding ethanolamine permease; its protein translation is MSTNNSEYLAKRQLKGGTAGWLLLAGLGVSYVISGDFAGWNFGIAEAGWGGFAIAAVLMAIMYLTLVLSLAEMSAAIPAAGGGYSFARQAMGPTGGYLTGLAVLIEYALAPAAIVIFIGSAVEALTGFNGPWVYALFYLVFVGIHLAGVGEALKVMMVISGLAVLAIVATAVVLITNFDATNLFDVAVTDAAGANEFLPLGWYGVWAALPFAMWLFLAVEGVPLAAEEAKDPAKDVPKGIIGAMVFLLFTALLVVVLVPGAAGATAMGASAVPLVDALNATGNSDLATVVNILGLAGLVASFFSIIYGYSRLVFALSRAGYLPRSLSITTARKVPARALIVPAVFGFLASLSGEGDLMLAMAVVGATVSYALMAFSHIMLRLKQPDLPRPYKTPGGIVTSSIALCLSLIALTGVYAFDPRAFLYTMVLFIVGAAYYFGFSSKHLVAKSADEEFAMLADAEAGLNTAISEG
- a CDS encoding LacI family DNA-binding transcriptional regulator produces the protein MRTTINDVAKDAGVSIKTVSRVINNETSVRDNTREKVMASVEKLNFQPNLAARSLAGTKAYSIAYIYDNPNAYYIIDMQNGILDACKKQGFELLIHPCDAKEAHIFDEITNMIKRTRIAGILLTPPFSEMPEFVEKLTQLDLKVVRILSGHNAPDSLTPCIMIDDNLASKSITEHLINNGHTRIGFLAGGSEHNSTKERLEGYKAALTQYDIPIDPSLIIDGEYSFESGVEGAKTLISQTNRPTAIVSCNDEIAAGALFAARLMNIDIPSELSITGFEDSPFSRQTWPKLTTAHQPNNKIAEDAASLLIAQIRNGNDRDIIKLYTPELVVRDSTARPL
- a CDS encoding family 20 glycosylhydrolase, whose amino-acid sequence is MKIQSLLTACCLALGLSACQGNVEGQNTASVQLRPANDSAVELLANTLQIKYQQVDNRPSAQCDPDIENGHCFKANLHLTANSAINLNQWKIYFSQITPIQKSISDEFTIKHVNGDIHVIELKDGFTGFKAGETKTITFYAHFWSLSQSDAIPNYIVVNNNDTAKVIESTKPKIDTETGLELLPHVEPYTDYTRQFKRTAGDKTQWLTAERLFERNEKYDFSAYLTSQNQASYVIAKQIIPTPRVSEFSQTQTLDISQGLNINYAEVNKSSVLAAIERLELLGINLSDDAAAIKVTLNSTVKKDQLNGSYKLAIKADEVVIDAVDETGVFYALQSLASLYQVNSNILPVGEVIDAPHYQFRGVLVDVARNFRDKGFILKLLDQMAAYKLNKLHLHLGDDEGWRLEIPSLPELTDIGAKRCFDQSEQQCLMPQLGAGLDTSSAANGYYSVADYQEILKAASARHIQVIPSLDMPGHSRAAIKSMQARYNKYIQQGDKQKAEQFLLYDPLDTTLYSSVQHYNDNTINVCLDSSYAFIREVMEQVKSIHSEAQHPLTRYHIGADETAGAWVDSPACADFIKQNKLEITEAGQLGSYFIERIANMLADMNIETAAWSDGLSHTNPENMPEVVQGNIWDLLMWNGHQRAHEFANRNWQAVLSSPDVLYFDFPYEADPQEHGYYWASRHINTEKIFQFMPDNLPIHAEFWLDREDKPYVADDTLQHDEQGKVVSAPLAKDKRFVGIQGQLWSENTRTNNMAEYKLFPRLLSLAQRAWHKADWAVPYDHNGFVYSQQTNRFSPELKQQRDQQWQTFAATMGLKEFAKLERADVHYRLANAGAKIENSMLYANIAYPGLVIEYKQGDEQWQTYTQPVKVTQDVWVRSKTPSASRVSRKLKVTHR